In Apium graveolens cultivar Ventura chromosome 10, ASM990537v1, whole genome shotgun sequence, the following are encoded in one genomic region:
- the LOC141690781 gene encoding uncharacterized protein LOC141690781 produces the protein MSLFALMLKGGAQKWFSRIPSRSIDSWKDFREMFLKRFRASRMNELQMCHMETIQQRSRETLPEFIKRFQEAVNQLSNLEEKEAVHIFRRNLHPVSCEGYVKDLIHREPQSLASAYALASKFIKENDFLTSMKMNRRIQDDDESSKQCSSYKKEKRFKTDRQSNYI, from the coding sequence ATGTCGCTCTTCGCATTGATGTTGAAGGGAGGGGCACAAAaatggttcagcagaatcccctCCCGAAGCATCGACTCCTGGAAAGACTTTCGAGAGATGTTTTTAAAAAGGTTTCGGGCTAGCCGCATGAACGAGCTCCAGATGTGCCATATGGAAACCATTCAACAAAGGAGCAGAGAGACACTACCTGAATTTATCAAGAGGTTTCAAGAAGCGGTCAACCAACTCTCTAACCTCGAAGAAAAAGAAGCCGTTCACATCTTCCGACGAAACCTCCACCCAGTTTCGTGTGAGGGCTATGTCAAGGACTTGATTCACAGAGAGCCCCAAAGCCTTGCTTCAGCTTATGCACTGGCTTCAAAATTCATCAAGGAGAATGATTTCCTCACTTCCATGAAAATGAATAGAAGAATCCAAGACGATGATGAGTCTTCGAAGCAATGCTCCTCGTACAAGAAAGAGAAGAGATTCAAGACAGACAGACAGTCCAACTACATCTAG
- the LOC141690780 gene encoding secreted RxLR effector protein 161-like yields MVLNKFYMDKYHPLTTPMVVRSLEPDKDPFQLRENDEEVLGPEIPYLGAIGALMYLANNTRPNIAFAVNLLARFSSAPMDRHWNGTKHIFRYLCGTTDFGLFFPKINISVDWICRRWIFVRSSFW; encoded by the coding sequence ATGGTTTTGAACAAATTTTACATGGATAAATATCATCCATTGACTACTCCAATGGTGGTTAGATCTTTAGAGCCTGATAAAGATCCATTTCAACTACGAGAAAATGATGAAGAAGTTCTTGGTCCTGAAATCCCATATCTAGGTGCAATTGGTGCACTTATGTATCTTGCAAATAATACAAGGCCAAATATTGCATTTGCTGTGAATTTATTGGCTAGATTTAGCTCTGCTCCGATGGACAGACATTGGAATGGGACCAAACATATATTTCGTTATCTTTGTGGAACAACAGACTTTGGATTATTCTTCCCAAAAATTAACATCTCAGTTGATTGGATATGCAGACGCTGGATATttgtcagatcctcattttggTAA